The DNA segment GAAACACGCCCCGGTGGCGTTCGAGGCCTGCGGCACGATGAGCACCTGGTACACCGAGGGCATGGGTGGACGCTGGACCAAGGAGGCGGCCCGCGACACCACGATCAAGCAGTCCCTGGCCTGGCACCTCTCCACGATGAATCCCTGTTACGGCCCCACATACGACCAGGTGCCGGATGAGTGGCTGGACGCATACAGGGAGTGGGGCCAGAAAATGGGCTACCGTTTCGTGCTGCGCCGTCTGGCCCACACCGGCAAGGTGAGCGTGGGCGGGAAGCTGAGCCTGAGCATGGACTGGGAGAACGTGGGCGTGGCGCCCTGCTATTACGCCCATCCGCTCGCGGTGGAGCTAAGCGACCCGGTGGGCCACCGCAGCTTTGTCCTGCGCACGGATGCCGATATAACCGGCTGGCTGCCGGGCGCGGTGAGCTACAGCACCACGCTCACTCTGCCCGACTCGATCCCCGCGGGTGACTACAGGCTGGGCCTGGCCCTGCTCGACCTGAAAGGGGAGGCCCCGCGGATCAGGCTGGCGGTCCGGGGCACGGACGAGGACGGCTGGTTCAGGCCGAGCCGCATCCGCGTGCAATGAGCGCGCTGCACTGGCGGCGTGGCGGTGTTTCGCTTAAAATGATTTGCAGTGGTTTTATCTGACCTGTTCATCCGACGAATCGAGGCAGCGGAAACTGGAGGGCCGTCCATGTCGAAAAAGAAAGAGGGCGTTTCAGCCGGGAAGCGCCGGCTGCCGGTGAACCCTGTTTCCCGGAGGCAATTCGTGCGTGAGACCTCGGCCGCGCTGGGCGGCCTGTCCCTGTTTGGCGCTTCGCTGGCCGGGCCGGTGTCTGCGGCCACCCCGTCCGCGGCCGCCACGGCGACTGCCACCGGGGCCGCGGGAGTGAGCCTGATCGGGGCCTACGGCGACTGGGCGGCCTCGCTGTTGGGGGAGGGCCCCGGGACTCTCTCTTTCCGCCGTCCTGAGTTCACCGACCTGAAAGCCTGGCGCGAGCGAGCGCATGGCCGCACCCTGGAGCGGATGGCGGTGCCGGAGATCGGCCCCGCGCCGGAAGTGAAGGTGAACCGCAAATACACGTTCGACGGCCTGGAGATCGAGGAGCTGAGCTGGCAGCTTCCCTACGGACGCCCCTCCGAGGCCTACCTTCTGAAACCCGCCGGGGCCACCGGCAAGCTGCCCGGCATTCTGGCCCTTCACGACCACGGGGGCTGGAAATATTTCGGCAAGCGCAAGATCACCAAGACCAGCGCTGAGCAGCACCCCATGATCGTGGAGCACCAGAAGGCGGACTACGGCGGCCGGGCCTGGGCCAACGAGGTGGCCCGTCGCGGCTATGTGGTCCTGGTACACGACACTTTCCCGTTCGCGAGCCGCCGGGTGCTGCTGCGGGACGTGCCCGAGGTGATCCGCCGGGGGCTGACCGACGACAACCC comes from the bacterium genome and includes:
- a CDS encoding DUF4832 domain-containing protein, whose product is KHAPVAFEACGTMSTWYTEGMGGRWTKEAARDTTIKQSLAWHLSTMNPCYGPTYDQVPDEWLDAYREWGQKMGYRFVLRRLAHTGKVSVGGKLSLSMDWENVGVAPCYYAHPLAVELSDPVGHRSFVLRTDADITGWLPGAVSYSTTLTLPDSIPAGDYRLGLALLDLKGEAPRIRLAVRGTDEDGWFRPSRIRVQ